Part of the Vigna unguiculata cultivar IT97K-499-35 chromosome 3, ASM411807v1, whole genome shotgun sequence genome, ATCAATGCTAAGAAAGAAACACACGTAACCGACCACCTTTGAACCTTATAAAAGAGTGTCTGTGCTTAATCCCTGAACACACACACTTACTTTGCTTTCTTCCTCTCCTCTCTCTCTAACTCCTCCTGGTCCCGCtcacttttgttttttgaaGGAGAGTTTTTCTGAGGAGAGGAATAAAACATCCCCACCACCATCCCCTTCTGTTCCTCATAATTAACACTTTCTCCAAACACACTCAGAAACAGGAAAGTAATCAAAACCTTTGAGATGCATGCACAACACAAATCCCCAAAGACATACCCGACACTTTCCCAGGTAAGATATCTCTTTTTCTATATGATTTTCACACCCACATAcacttttatttacaaaatatctATCACCCAAAAATGGATCACTCATTCATGTGTTTTACCAATCATGCAGGTATTAGAAGAAGTAAAGAGAATGACAGACATAGGGTTTCCAATATCAGCCATGAGCCTTGTGGGGTACCTTAAAAACCTGACCTTAGTTGTGTGCATGGGAAGGTTGGGAAGCCTAGAGTTAGCTGGAGGCTCTTTGGCCATAGGCTTCACCAACATAACTGGTTACTCTGTCCTCTCAGGTCTAGCCATGGGCATGGAACCCCTCTGCACCCAAGCCTTCGGTTCTAGAAACTTCTCCTTACTCTCTCTAACTCTCCACAGAACAATTCTCATGttacttcttttttctctcCCCATTTCTCTTCTCTGGCTCAACCTCCAACCTCTCATGCTTTTCCTTCACCAGAATCCAGACATAACCCGTGTAGCAACCCTCTATTGCCGCTTCGCCATCCCCGACCTCATAGCCAATAGCTTCCTCCACCCTCTCCGCATCTATCTACGCAGCAGAGGAACAACTTGGCCACTGCTCTGGTGCACTCTACTCTCCATTCTCCTACACCTTCCCACCATCACCTTTTTAACCTTCAAACTCCACCTTGGCGTGCCGGGAATCGCTGTCTCATCCTTCGTGGCCAATTTCAACAACcttttcttccttctcctctACATGTTCTACACACGCGTCCCCGAGGAGTCCTTACACGTGCCATTACTACTCTCTCGCACCACGTCACATGATAATACTGTGATAACATGTAGTGGTGGTACTCTTGCCATGGAATGGGGTGTGCTGATGAAATTTTCAATACAGAGCTGTCTAGCTGTTTGCCTGGAATGGTGGTGGTACGAATTGATGACAATTTCCGCAGGCTACCTCAACAACCCTCGTGTTGCTCTAGCCACGGCGGGGATAGTGATACAAACCACATCGCTTTTGTACACTTTGCCGACGGCATTAAGCGCATCGGTGTCAACGAGAGTCGGGAACGAACTCGGGGCGGGGCAAGGTGAAAGAGCGAGTTTGGCAACGGTGGTAGCGATTGGATTAGCACTTGCAAgctcaatttttggtttattgtggACCACTGTGGGAAGAGAAAGGTGGGGGAGAGTGTTCACGAGTGACGGTGAGGTGCTGCAACTGAGTATGGCGGTGTTACCTATAATTGGAGTTTGTGAGTTAGCGAATTGTCCACAAACCACAAGCTGTGGAATCCTGAGAGGGAGTGCTAGGCCTGGTGTTGGCGCTGTCATAAACTTTTGCTCCTTTTATCTGGTGGGAGCACCGGTAGCCATTGTTTTGGCCTTCGTTTGGAAACTTGGGATGGTGGGGCTGTGTTATGGGTTGCTGGCAGCACAGATCGCATGTGTGGTGTCAATTTTCGTTGTGGTGTATAAAACTGATTGGGAAAGGGAATCATCGAAAGCCAGAAGCTTGGTGGGAAAGGGTGTGTGTGGCACTTTCGCATTTGAAGAAGGTGTTGTCTTTCTCAAACAGAACAACTCTGAGAAGTGAACCAGTTATATACACCAGAAAGAAAGTGTTACTCGAACAAAAGTTCAACCCAAAATTATGATTCTTTTAGTATTGGAAAATAGATTGTTTTCACACCCCAAAATCTTGCATGCTTCCCCAATGTTAGGAGGAGGATCTAAGATTTTAGAGCGtgagttcttattttttttactgtgattattatatacatatgcaTTTGCATGACCAATGGTGatcttgtattattattttttttttccttgcaGCAAGTCTCGGTGCAAGGTCTAGGTAGATGGTACCATGAAACATGGTTAATGTAAGGTGCATCTAATTTGTACTTGATTAATGTAACAGATCGGTTTCAGCCGCATGATTCAAATAGTTAATAGTTTATGCGTcagattataaattttgatgCGCTAAGGCAAGAGAGAAATGAGGAAAAGTTGTTAACTCGTGATGCAATTCATATAAATCAATgagcagttttttttttttaagaaacagAGATATTTCGATAGTTGATTctatttcaactttttttctttcatttttatggCATGAAAACAATTGAGTAAGACATATATAAGACTTGGGTTTAAGTATCTTGACCTAACTAAGCATGTGCGAGCATGTGTTTTTCAGCATGGATGTGGGGGGACACAGAGTGAGAAGATTAACATTCTAGTGTTCGAGTCATTCATAAAACTTTAAAGATTAATAATTACAAgtcttcctttcctttttcttttatatctgACTCAACTTTCTTTTTAATGTGAGATTTTAAATTGGACGCTagtaccgtaatttttttttcactagaTCCTACCtttcatattctttttattctctttttctttaaaaaacacaaaaattaactCCCAAGAccattttattcataatagtcaaatagtatcaaataacatttttttttataaatttatatacttaAATTCTTATAACATGCAGTGTTATTACCACGTTAAACCGTCTCATATCATTCAGAAATCGAGACTTAAAAGCAGTTTAGATATCCCTTTCTCTTTATACCTTATAAGGTTCCGaaacaaacaatattttcttttgcatttttttttctttttactattcacttcatatttattttccttttgttataaaaattgttGTATTAATTTTAGGTAGAATTTCTTATAACAATTTTAGTTATCCAACTCCCTTTGGTAGAGAACCAAACTTATGATAAggtaattgaaaagaaaaactgaTAGAAAAATTGGTacaataaaaatagtttagtGCAATTTATTGTAACGCAGTTTGGTAGAATAAAAATAGTTCAATTTAtcttaactaatttaatttagttcagtttaaatcaattattcttttttcacgataatttttaacaatacagtgcaattcaattaattttgttCACTTCTAAAAAGATCTTTATGCGTAGCCAAACTCATACCTACTTCCCGAACCATATCTCACGTGACAAAAGTTTGGCAAAAATTATAATGCCAATTTGAAGGCATATCTCAAAAATAACCATAATCTCACTGAcactataaattttttatatgtaaaacactatagataaaataaaaattaatatttttttacctaaGTTATTTtcctgattttttaaaattagattgaCAAGGTCTTCATATTTGATGACCAAATAATTATCTATTCAACTAAAAATTGGAATGGTCAATcttaatgtttaaataaaaataaatgaccGTGATAaaaaattcactaaaatttTCACTAACATAGTATTATCATTCTAGTTCAGTAACATGATACAAGTAATATTCATCATAAACTAATGACTATTTATTGATTTCCGTGGGTTCAAGtcttcatcttttttttataaaaaaaaaaaaaaaaaactcacgcTTAGGCTTCAAATCTTCTTGTTAACAGACCAATGaagaaaaattcaatatttattctaatattatatatatatatatatatatatatatatatatatatatatatatatattatcactaCGATGTTGATTTAGACGTTGACTTTGACAATAAGCACTTcgcatttgaaaattttggttgaTCACTTTATTCAATCTCGTTTACCACCCAagcaatgttttttcttcaaccCATTGCGGCATTCCTCTATTTTAAGTTCATCATTCATGACCTCCATCAAGCTAGACTTTAGATTTTTTCTTTCCAATATGAAAacttgataaataaatttttgaaaggttaaatatatcttttgtctaccaattagttttaaaaattatatttcgtctctaaattaaattatataatcattttatgttacaatttatgaaaattattatatgaaaaacattatatttatgttttgttgaaATAATGCTTTATATTATTCTCATAAAAGTACAGAGATAAATAAGTGTGTGatctaatttaataattaagattAGGAGGTAGATTTAAGTTTaactaaattttacaaaatcaacttctaaaataaagtatgcacatatttatatattataaattgattttatttttagtggATGAGCAACTTCTAATCCTCCCACATACCAAGATATATAAAATCGAGTATGtgactaaatattaataaatgattCGATAACGATTTGACAAAAGATGGTACAATAGACCCAACCAAATAATAAACTTTGTTATAATAAGCTTTAATCTTATTTGAcaccatattaaaaaatagacgTTAACCTTACAAATTGGTTTTGTAAGGATGAATGAAACTTAAAGTtcatttaataacaataaaacataattctCTTAAATAGtttgggaataaaaaatatatttaatatttttttaaatactgatatttattaagtttatgATGTATCAAATGAGGAGGTGATGATGATATTGTAAATAACATAACAAATAGGGCTGCACATTATATTGGGCCCAATATGATAAAACACTCTCTCATTGTGGATCCAATGGCTTGTTCCAAATCACAACTGGTAGAGGGCAGCTTCTTTCTACACCACATCAAATTTCTTCTCCCACCCAATCAAAGCATCCAAAAACTTTAATCCGAAATAGAATTGTGATGAATATCTTCCGGAAAAAGTTTTCTGAAATAGATTTAATGTGtttcaaaaagtaaaatctAGAATTGATGGGTGCCAGAAGAAATTTGATGGGGTGCGGAAGAAGTTGCCCAAATAGAGGTGCCTTCCCTCACTGAAGAAACAATTGGGCCACTGAAAAAccattagaagaaaaaaactttcGTCTCAATCCctttcaatttcttttgctaCTACTGAGGGTAAATAAATGTATGAACTGAATTACGCAAagtcattttaattatataattatttagatatcatatttttctttatattttattgtataaaatcTGAGTAAGTTTTTTCTTAGACCATTGAGTATTTTTCAGTTAAGAAAATTATGTTAGAAATcaataaaagttattaatattattatcgacaaaagaaaaacacttcTTTCgaacatttattttaagatgTAAAATTCTTCCGCGAGTATTTAGTAAAGCAAAATTCAAACgcaatgaattttttaaaagtagatGACTAAGtcacattaaaaatatgaaatctaTATATAGaaattgtgatttttcttaGAATGTCCTAACTTTTGTTCTGACAAATCAGCATCAGCCCCATTCaccactaaaattaattaactatattaattataactacttttcaaaatttataaggaAGAGTAGTAGTTTATCTTATcgaattcatatatatatatatatatatatatatatatatatatatatatatattttactatgCAGTTTGTCTATGgtttaactaataatttttaactaaatttacgTATAATACATTATAACTGCAAGCACAAATAAACTATTTAACCATTTCACATTATCGCGTTgaatatttatatgtaaattaaactttgataagatttaaaaaaattatcttcaataaaaatcttattataacttgaaaataatttttctttataaattttaaatataattatataaattgtatgcattaaaaaattaaaatagttattaaaattgtatGTATATTCACAgttaattgaataataaaataaagtatataactttatatttaaggtttaattaataatttgattctcatatttaacttatttatttactttttattttttagttgagTGTCCGAATATtcatttaaatctttatttttttaaaaatgatatttactGTAAGGTTCTCCGTTAAATAATGTTAATACTGtttaaaaatgtatatgttAAATTATGGATCTATTACGTATCAAACTCTGAATGAtcctttatttaaattgtatgttTGATTTTATCGTGCAGGAAACTTAGTTTTGATCTGAAATACTTTAAAACAGGATCAtttaacggaaaaaaaaaatatttttttataaaagtaaaaattcaataaaataaaaagagtgtgtgagtagagttgtcaaaatgaaAAACTTACTTTGAACTCGACTCATCACGGGTTGATTATTTATTGAGTTAATCCAATTTGATtcacttattagcgagtcaaaaaatttaaatcgaGTCTGAACTATTACGAGTTGTTGAATTAAATAGGTTGGTTCAcagactcacttaattaaaaaaatacaattttttattatttttttagtcaaaattaaattctaattctaattaaaatctaaataaatttaaaaacaattcaaacaaaaatacaaattatctaacatgatttaaatataaaatctaacttaacaaaaaatatccGTATAATCATTCATTTGCAGATTAATGAATCAATCTAACTCATGACAGATTTAATCTGAATAaactaaacttaaaataaaataattcaaaaattaaatcgtattaaattttataaaaataaattaaactcaatacaatttaaattcaaattaagtCGCGGTTTAACCTCTTTTGTAAAGTCTGCATGTGAGTGAAATTGTGAGACGAGAAGGGCAGTATTTACGAAGAAGTGCGAAGTGAGGGAACATAAACTTAAACCGGCACGACAGGGACAGCAGCGAGGTGGCGCCGGCTTCTTATAAAGAATCTTTCGTACTGCACTCTCTGTCTCTGTGGCTGCTACCACAACTCTAATCTAATCAcctattatttatatattaaaactcACTTATACAGCTTATTAATAcaataactttatttataattataaaactaatactCACATGTAAATCAAAAAGTGTTTGGAATATATTAGATGTTAGTGTTTGAGAAATCATGGTTTAcacaaattttcaataaatagtatgtaaaaccatttttttacaaactaaAACCGTCAAATGTGTATATACAAAGACTAGCATAACGAGCCTTAGTACACAGCAATTTtccatataaattatttattttcaacttaattTAATCATCTAAacaattaactaaaattttcaaataacatatttttttcatttcacttcattcctttttttttctttacttctttcCTCCCTATTTAACTACTAATAAGAAAACACGGTTAAGACTTACTTTAAAGTGTACATGGACGTCTTAgtaatgttatttaaattacacgaaaaaaagttcaaagtatatgtatatataaaacttatataatttacaattaaaaattatatattatgttgtaATATCGATTTATATAGTAAAGCAATAATTTATCGGAAGAGGTATAACACCAGTAAATTTATCTGATCCACGTAAAGAATTGAGACCGTCTCCAGTCACAGAcacaaattttaagataattagcGTTTGGGTCTTCATCTTTGTAtaatattcaacttttttatatttacctGAAATCATTAAGGCTCATATTTGAATTATCAACAATCTCCCCATTCTTATACCAttattatacaataataaaatacatttacttTAAACTTTTGTGAAGGATATTCTTAATATAAGAAACCATTAACCATATTGTATCTCATTTTAGTCGGTCATTAAGACGAACCTTCAACTCTAATATCACTAATGAATTTACCGGAAAGATATAACACAAATGAATCTGAGCTCAATCCATATAAGGATTGACACCACCTCCAACACAAATAAGGGTTTTGGATGTGAAATTGATTGAATTTAGAAGAAAAGTTTGTAAgtaatttgattgatgtgatagattaaaagttaaatttaaataaaagaaaaacaaaattaccaaattgaccttaatattgaaattaaactaaaattatatttagataagttagatttattttataaaaatcatttaatcaataaattagaaaaaatatttttttttaataaaaacataataaaataccGTATATTTACGTATTGAAATTTTTGTTggtaaatactttaaaaattttgggTATTAacatatcatttaatttaataaaataaataatagattgtCAAAATTCTATCCTCCACAAATTCAAAACACCAcctcattttcatattttatatgatttttgtttctgttgCATGCATAGGTCAAGATTAGTTCAACTATAACACGGAAAAACACGCTTAATGTGAATCTACACTTCCTATTATCAAGCACAGCCAATGTAATAGTTTGACAAACTACTATTAGATTATAAATATACATAGATAAtgcattttttatatacttttttattcatCTCCAAATGGTCAACAGCTACAACCATGCAAAAATAATTGAGATAACGTCAAGCAATTTAATGACAAGCGACAAAGTAAAACTTATAAATCAAGGAAGGTAATTGTCAAATTCCATcctaaaaatagttatattagGAGGATTTCTAGATTTTggaaattgaatttttgtttttttgaaaaaaaaaatcttattattttattgttgttactttgtaatattttactatcctgatagatcatatatatatatatatatatatatatatatatatatgagacttataaaatacttatttattatatatatattgtttataaataagcttggaaaatatataagtaatatattaatttataaaaccaAACGAATactaaaatttgttttctaacATATTATTATGGTCCATTGAAATATTAATGACAAATTACTTCATTGGTCCTATTTTGAGAGATTTATTCTGATCAGGTCTTTTTTATTAGTAATACACTGACAACGTTAAATATGTGTCACAAACtcgtttgtgtttttttttttaactttttaaaataaaaataaaataaaataaaattgtcatgTGTTACGTTGGCATTGTGTCACAGGTGACAATGACAGTGTGAAGCCACAAAGACAATGTCATGTATCACTATTACATCAAATGTTATTATTACCTTAGTCTTAATTCGGTCCATGTATCTTTAATTAagtcacatttttcttttttaaatttaactaattttgtatctcttgatatttttattcatatttatatttaatattgaactttatttaaaattgttttcaaattataaatttatttgttttaagttgTTAACAAATtgtttacaataattttaaaattttacatttgaatttataaaatttttatttttaaaccaactcaaGTATTTGTAtggaaattattaaattttacatattttaaaaatatacaattatttaaaggAATTGGAGAAagttgataaattattttactttatgaaATGTAATTAATAAACAAGTTTAACTATTTGttagttgaaattaatttttgaactttttttgtGTGTTAATATTACTTTGTATTAAAacctttaaaacaaaattcaataaaattcaatataaaatataaatttaaataaatttaatcttgttaaaaatattttaaaataatgtttgtataatatttatacaaaattaaattttgttttaatttagagaaagacaaaattgctcaaattttgaaaatattgggactcaattgagacaaaataaaagaatataggaccaaattgaaactaaggCAATAACACATGGCCAAATAGTAATTTGTGACACTTCTACTGTCATATGAATAGGGACGTTAATAAAAATCACACCCGGTAGGTATCCACAGATAAAATCTGCTACggataggaaatgaatattataaatggaTATCCATGAGTAACGTGTacggatattttttatattcacatGTTAACGGGGAGATACAAGTATCATAGTATTTGTACCTGTGGATAACCGTACCctttatactataatttaaataaaaaaacgtgattaaaacattaacacattaattttgaatgagttattttttatcaatttgttttaaaaaatctttatttatttataaaccgCCATTCACTATATAAATGGATTATTTgtacttttatgaaatttatgaatattatgcattgcatttttatttgaatttatggttaaaatatgttgttaaatattaaaattttcttttgtaaatattcaTTGGTAccctattaaaaaaatatgtgtgtacccgcataatggatacccgCACAGATTTGAGTACGAGtgtaaacatatatttatcgAGCAGATATGGTACGAGAAAACTGCTACACGTACTTTATCCCTTTGTTAACATCCCTACATATGACTTTGTCATTGCCACGTGATATAAGATCAGTTTTACAGTGACatctttttttaatgttgaaaaattattaaaaaatatataaaaaattataaaaataaaaaatgtcaaatactAACACTTAACACATTTTTAACGTTGTTAGCATTAATGCAAAGAATATGATTAtaacaacatatttaaataaaattaaattgagacgcGTAAAAAAGtaaccaatttaaaattttgcttaaaaaaaataagaccaATCAAatgatttaacaaaatattaaaggaGAGGAGATACAAGAGGACTGAGAAAAAAGAAGAGTTAGTTTTGAAGGAGTTAAATGCACCTTCTGAAGCAATAATAAAGAATGGTAGTGAAAATGAGTAGCTGAAAGAACGATACGATCCTCTCTACTAATTTTCTTTCTCTAGACTGCACAAATCATCATCACGCCTCATCTTTCCATTCCAGCTTCATTAATTGCTGAATTAAAGTTTCAGATTTTGCAAGATTTAGGGAGCcaaattggattaaaaattatttccttcaacgtaattataatttcatcttttaatttACATTTCTTATACTAGAttgaaattatttgttatttatattttcctttaaaGAGGATTTAAAGTCAAGacacaattattatttattaatacaaatttagtaatcaatatTCCTTAATTTTCTCGAATCAATGAGTTAATAAATTATACCTTATAATTGTTGGTATtctaaagttataattttttaaaagacttAATATGagttaataaattataacttataattgTTGGTATtctaaagttataattttttaaaagagttAATATAGTCATTCATAATGCAGTGTTCATTTGAAATGATGACATTGTTAGTAGTTATTTAAGAGAATGACTTACGATAATTATGTGCATTTTTCTCGATTGGTATGCAAAGAAATGGAAGTGTGAATTTATCAGATAGATGAATTATCTCATCCTTCCTACCAAGCGAAGATTTGAGAATGTTTCTTCAGATTTTACCAATATAATCTTGTTTCTCTTTGAAGTTTGAAGATGAGTGCATTAGTGTTATAGAAGGTAAAGAAGGAGGTGTTATGGAACATGAAACACTATCTAAGCAAAGTGTGTGAACCTctgtgtgtgtgcttgtgtgaaGAGTGAAATAAGGTGTAAGTGAGTGAGTGCACCAGTTACATAATTGATGTTGCGTGTGTGAGTATGTGTGCATGTGTTACATAATCGGTGTTAtgtgtaataatatttatttatttatctatatatatataatgaatagtaataattatcattatattatatgtataaaataattattaataataaaaaaatatataaatatgtataaaaattaataaaaattaaatatatttaatattgacatattaaataatatatataattcaataacaaataatatatagaaattaaatataacaataaatcataaaaataatatatatatatatatatatatatatataataatcaacaagaataattattaatgataattttaaataataataatttgatataatttatctttttattataatttatcaaataatattttttaaatttaatatttttaacaaatcaaaaaatcattttatatatttttactatcaagggtattttagtaatcttcaaattttatctattaaaacttttttttatcacatcCCTCAAATTACTTAGTAAATTCTACACAATTCATCTCCAACTTCACTCACTTCACCCTTTAGATCCactcaaattcatcttcacactcttCTTTAAATTCGTTGTATCAAAAGAACATAGACTAAAtaaatttctattttgtttACTAATTCATTACCTTTTAAACAAGAAAGGATTTAATCAGATTTTATATTCTGAATTTTTGAGATACATTTGATTTGATTCCtccaattaaaagaaaaaaacttccTCCTttgaaaaatacaattttaattttgaaactgaacaaatattttaggtctTCAAACTTAGAGGTGAGTCATTAAATGAACTAAAATGGTGTCACTAGTGCAATTTTACGTTTCGACagcgccttatatgcctcggttctagtgTAAACGAGACATATTATGATGCGGTGGCACTTTTGTAATTTAAGTGAACTTTTATGCTTCGTGTCTCATTAAAACCTAGGCAGAATAACAATTATGCTTCGGTCATATATAACTCGATGCAATAGGGCATTTTAGGGTTTAAAAACCCAAGTCACTTCACTGTTCTTGCgcctccttctttcttccttcaGCGTCTTCTTCTTGCTTCTGCAACGAAAAATTCGTGCACGCCAAACTCTCCACCGCATACTACGCCAGCCACTCCGTTCACCCCTCCACTGCAGTTTGGCCGTCGAATAGGGCATTGTTGGGATGCCTCCATTGTCGCGGGATTGAACGGTATGTAGATGGAGGCACTAGGTTTTTGTCTTATGTGCTTGGCTCTTTGAACACTTTCTCCACCCGTAAGAACTTTCAAAATTCAATCTTCCAAACTGTTCATTTCCATTTATTTCTTTGCCTTGAAAGTTGTTGAACTTATCTGGTTTCAGCTACCCCAAGGACTCCGACAAACACATGCTTCCACCAAGTACATTCCCGAgccaaatattattattagaagaAGATGGCACACTCAAAGGGTAGCACCAGCAGCAACACCAATTCCCGTGTCAGAAATAATGAATTGGGTCAGACTGTGGGCAAAAGAAACTTCTCCATTGTGAAGCTTGCAAGTTCCCTACTCAACAACTGTGTCAAAGTTTATCCTTTCACCAATGTGTTTTGTGTATCAAAAATTGGAAATGGAACAGGTTGTAAATTGGTTCATAAATGCTCAAGTTCAACTTTAGAAGCCAATGGTGGAAGAAATGTACTCGGAGGAGATGAAAGAACATGAACTAaactgcaatttttttttaattttttatgtctaTTAGGTCACAGTTGAAGTAAGACCCGAGGCAGTGATTTtcgtatatgcctcggttatgaaCAGGGGCATAAACCTCTCTTTTTTACCTCACCAAGATATGTCTCGATTATGAACTCGCGATAAAAAGACCAAAATAACCACAACCAAATCTACTATGTGCACTAGTGTGTCTTGAATGTAGAAGAGCAAAACCAAaaccattttaaactttaaaaacgagaaacattaaatatattataacttcAATCACATTTAAACATCTTTGTTTATGAACCTCTAGACTCATTCCAAGAAAAAGGATAAATGGCCAACCAAAGTTAGTTCAGTGAGTAAAGATTAGACTTAATGAAATCTTAATGATCATTAAGACTTGTATATACCTAATCATAATAAGTCTTTGACATTCAACTCACCTGGACTTTTCTTATCATATAAAGAAAACATGGTTCCACC contains:
- the LOC114177501 gene encoding protein DETOXIFICATION 55-like; this translates as MHAQHKSPKTYPTLSQVLEEVKRMTDIGFPISAMSLVGYLKNLTLVVCMGRLGSLELAGGSLAIGFTNITGYSVLSGLAMGMEPLCTQAFGSRNFSLLSLTLHRTILMLLLFSLPISLLWLNLQPLMLFLHQNPDITRVATLYCRFAIPDLIANSFLHPLRIYLRSRGTTWPLLWCTLLSILLHLPTITFLTFKLHLGVPGIAVSSFVANFNNLFFLLLYMFYTRVPEESLHVPLLLSRTTSHDNTVITCSGGTLAMEWGVLMKFSIQSCLAVCLEWWWYELMTISAGYLNNPRVALATAGIVIQTTSLLYTLPTALSASVSTRVGNELGAGQGERASLATVVAIGLALASSIFGLLWTTVGRERWGRVFTSDGEVLQLSMAVLPIIGVCELANCPQTTSCGILRGSARPGVGAVINFCSFYLVGAPVAIVLAFVWKLGMVGLCYGLLAAQIACVVSIFVVVYKTDWERESSKARSLVGKGVCGTFAFEEGVVFLKQNNSEK